From the Leucobacter tenebrionis genome, one window contains:
- the trxB gene encoding thioredoxin-disulfide reductase, whose product MHQIIIIGSGPAGFTAAIYAARAGLKPVLFASSVAIGGELMNTTDVENFPGFPEGIQGPDLMQKMQEQAERFGTEVVYDDIVEVDFSSDIKRVTAGDGSVHEARTVIYATGSAYRKLGIADEDRLSGHGVSWCATCDGFFFREKTIAVVGGGDSAMEEATFLTRFAEKVYVIHRREELKASKIMQQRAFDNEKIEFIWNSEVTAIHGESEVTGVSLRSTVDGSERELPLQGLFIAIGNDPRTHLVHGKLDLTPEGTIAVEGRSSRTSASGVFAAGDVVDPTYRQAITAAASGTIAALDAEHHLAALDG is encoded by the coding sequence ATGCACCAGATCATCATCATCGGTTCCGGCCCCGCCGGGTTCACCGCGGCCATCTACGCCGCTCGCGCGGGCCTGAAGCCGGTGCTCTTCGCGAGCTCCGTGGCCATCGGCGGCGAACTGATGAACACCACCGATGTCGAGAACTTCCCCGGCTTCCCCGAGGGCATCCAGGGCCCCGACCTGATGCAGAAGATGCAGGAGCAGGCGGAGCGCTTCGGCACCGAGGTCGTCTACGACGACATCGTCGAGGTCGATTTCTCGAGCGACATCAAGCGCGTCACCGCCGGCGACGGCAGCGTGCACGAGGCGCGCACCGTGATCTACGCGACCGGATCCGCCTACCGCAAGCTCGGCATCGCCGATGAGGATCGGCTCTCCGGCCACGGCGTCTCGTGGTGCGCCACCTGCGACGGCTTCTTCTTCCGCGAGAAGACGATCGCCGTCGTCGGCGGCGGCGACTCCGCGATGGAGGAGGCGACCTTCCTCACCCGCTTCGCCGAGAAGGTCTACGTGATCCACCGCCGCGAAGAGCTGAAGGCCTCGAAGATCATGCAGCAGCGCGCATTCGACAACGAGAAGATCGAGTTCATCTGGAACTCGGAGGTCACCGCGATCCACGGCGAGAGCGAGGTGACCGGGGTGTCGCTGCGCAGCACCGTCGACGGCTCCGAGCGCGAACTCCCGCTCCAGGGCCTCTTCATCGCGATCGGCAACGATCCGCGCACCCACCTCGTGCACGGCAAGCTCGACCTCACCCCCGAGGGCACCATCGCCGTCGAGGGTCGCAGCTCGCGCACCTCGGCTTCGGGTGTCTTCGCGGCGGGCGATGTCGTGGACCCCACCTACCGCCAGGCCATCACCGCAGCCGCCTCGGGCACCATCGCCGCACTCGACGCCGAACACCACCTGGCCGCACTCGACGGCTGA
- the trxA gene encoding thioredoxin, with protein sequence MSETINVDEQTFDKVVLQSDIPVLVDFWAAWCGPCRAVAPVLDQIAAEQDGKLRIVKLNVDENPNLAAQYRITSIPAMKVFKGGEEVREIIGAMPKPMIEEHLNGII encoded by the coding sequence ATGTCAGAAACGATCAACGTAGACGAGCAGACCTTCGACAAGGTCGTGCTGCAGAGCGACATTCCCGTACTCGTGGACTTCTGGGCCGCCTGGTGCGGTCCGTGCCGCGCCGTCGCGCCGGTGCTCGATCAGATCGCCGCCGAGCAGGATGGCAAGCTCCGCATCGTGAAGCTGAACGTCGACGAGAACCCGAACCTCGCAGCCCAGTACCGCATCACGTCCATCCCCGCGATGAAGGTGTTCAAGGGCGGTGAAGAGGTGCGCGAGATCATCGGGGCGATGCCGAAGCCCATGATCGAGGAGCACCTGAACGGGATCATCTAG
- a CDS encoding SRPBCC family protein → MTDENRVVHAERIIDADAAELFELIADPVQQPRWDGNENLVEAAPDQRVRAVGDVFVMRIHNGQDRENHVVEFEEGRRIAWKPSPVGEPQPGHLWRWELEPRREGGTLVRHSYDWTGLSDPGRFDRARQNTPETLSASIDRLAAIVER, encoded by the coding sequence ATGACTGATGAGAACCGAGTCGTGCACGCCGAGCGCATCATCGACGCCGATGCCGCCGAGCTCTTCGAGCTGATCGCCGATCCCGTGCAGCAGCCGCGCTGGGACGGCAACGAGAATCTGGTCGAGGCGGCCCCGGACCAACGGGTGCGGGCAGTGGGCGATGTCTTCGTGATGCGGATCCACAACGGTCAGGACCGGGAGAACCACGTGGTGGAGTTCGAGGAGGGGCGGCGGATCGCGTGGAAGCCGTCACCGGTCGGCGAGCCCCAGCCCGGTCACCTGTGGCGCTGGGAACTCGAGCCGCGGCGCGAGGGCGGCACCCTCGTGCGCCACAGCTACGACTGGACGGGACTGTCGGATCCGGGGCGCTTCGACCGCGCGCGGCAGAACACCCCAGAGACGCTCAGCGCTTCGATCGACCGTCTCGCGGCTATCGTCGAGCGGTAG
- a CDS encoding ParB/RepB/Spo0J family partition protein, producing the protein MATKKRGGLGRGIGALIPQAPSTGERPVDVFFPANNGAAAVAAAESENAAAAGAEQTEQNESPELQEVPGAQLTRLPVADIVPNRLQPRTEFDEEALEELTHSVREFGVFQPVVVRAIEPQPAEGEPRYELIMGERRLRASKRAGLDTIPAIIRSTADEHMLRDALLENLHRAQLNPLEEASAYQQLLSDFGITQEQLAERIGRSRPQISNTIRLLRLPEQVQTRVAAGVLSAGHARAILSLDGDGEAMQRLADKIVNEGMSVRAAEAAASEEPKRKTPRPRAGGVQAQLGEIADRLGDRFDTRVAVKLGAKKGQIIIDFATIADLKRILSELGDPGFS; encoded by the coding sequence ATGGCGACGAAGAAGCGAGGCGGGCTCGGCCGCGGGATCGGTGCACTCATCCCGCAGGCGCCCTCGACGGGTGAGCGCCCCGTCGACGTGTTCTTTCCCGCCAACAACGGGGCGGCCGCGGTGGCGGCTGCCGAGAGCGAGAACGCCGCGGCGGCCGGCGCCGAGCAGACCGAGCAGAATGAGTCTCCCGAGCTGCAGGAGGTGCCTGGAGCGCAGCTGACGCGTCTGCCGGTCGCCGACATCGTTCCGAATCGTCTGCAACCCAGAACGGAGTTCGATGAGGAGGCGCTCGAGGAGCTCACGCACAGCGTGCGCGAGTTCGGCGTCTTCCAGCCGGTCGTGGTGCGCGCCATCGAGCCGCAGCCGGCCGAGGGCGAGCCCCGGTACGAGCTCATCATGGGCGAGCGCCGCCTGCGCGCGTCGAAGCGCGCCGGCCTCGACACCATTCCCGCGATCATCCGCAGCACCGCCGACGAGCACATGCTGCGCGACGCGCTGCTCGAGAACCTGCACCGCGCGCAGCTGAACCCGCTCGAAGAGGCCTCGGCCTACCAGCAGCTGCTCTCCGACTTCGGCATCACCCAGGAGCAGCTGGCCGAGCGGATCGGTCGGTCGCGCCCCCAGATCTCGAACACGATCCGACTGCTGCGCCTGCCGGAGCAGGTGCAGACCCGTGTCGCGGCCGGTGTGCTGTCGGCCGGGCACGCGCGGGCGATCCTCTCGCTCGACGGTGACGGTGAGGCGATGCAGCGGCTCGCCGACAAGATCGTCAACGAGGGCATGTCGGTGCGCGCGGCCGAGGCGGCGGCCTCCGAGGAGCCAAAGCGCAAGACTCCCCGGCCCCGCGCGGGCGGCGTGCAGGCGCAGCTGGGAGAGATCGCGGATCGGCTGGGCGATCGCTTCGATACTCGCGTGGCCGTGAAGCTCGGCGCGAAGAAGGGCCAGATCATCATCGACTTCGCGACGATCGCCGACCTCAAGCGCATCCTCTCGGAGCTCGGCGACCCCGGCTTCAGCTGA
- a CDS encoding ParA family protein: MAEAEKTLVGDHLVDKIRRRRKLAETVSPLPEETRVITVSNQKGGVGKTTTTVNLASALARRGARVLVIDLDPQGNASTALGVPHRPEVTSVYDVLLGDSSIEDALQPTTDHENLFCVPSTINLAGAEIELVSLVAREQRLRTALQTFLAQPEHTFHYVFIDCPPSLGLLTVNAFVAADEVLIPIQCEYYALEGLSQLLGNIQLIQKHLNPELAISTILLTMYDARTNLAQEVAGEVRAHFPEQVLTAVIPRSVRISEAPSYGQTVHAYDGGSIGALAYLEAAAEMAERGAKPHEADTHEDGEA; the protein is encoded by the coding sequence ATGGCTGAAGCGGAGAAGACGCTCGTCGGCGACCACCTCGTCGACAAGATCCGCCGACGCCGCAAGCTGGCCGAGACGGTCTCGCCGCTCCCCGAGGAGACGCGGGTGATCACGGTGTCGAACCAGAAGGGCGGCGTCGGCAAGACCACGACCACGGTGAACCTCGCCTCCGCGCTCGCTCGTCGCGGAGCGCGTGTGCTGGTCATCGACCTCGACCCGCAGGGCAACGCCTCCACCGCGCTCGGTGTGCCCCACCGGCCTGAAGTGACGAGCGTGTACGACGTGCTGCTCGGCGACAGCAGCATCGAGGACGCGCTGCAGCCGACCACCGACCACGAGAACCTCTTCTGCGTGCCGTCGACCATCAACCTCGCCGGCGCGGAGATCGAGCTGGTCTCACTGGTCGCCCGTGAGCAGCGCCTGCGCACGGCCCTGCAGACCTTCCTCGCTCAGCCCGAGCACACGTTCCACTACGTCTTCATCGACTGCCCGCCGTCGCTCGGGCTGCTCACCGTCAACGCCTTCGTCGCCGCCGACGAGGTGCTGATCCCGATCCAGTGCGAGTACTACGCCCTCGAGGGTCTGAGCCAGCTGCTCGGCAATATCCAGCTGATCCAGAAGCACCTCAACCCGGAGCTCGCGATCTCGACGATCCTGCTCACCATGTACGACGCGCGCACCAATCTCGCTCAGGAGGTCGCCGGCGAAGTGCGAGCGCACTTCCCCGAGCAGGTGCTCACTGCGGTGATCCCCCGCTCGGTGCGGATCTCCGAGGCCCCGAGCTACGGGCAGACGGTGCACGCGTACGACGGCGGCTCGATCGGTGCGCTCGCGTACCTGGAGGCGGCCGCCGAGATGGCGGAGCGCGGCGCGAAGCCGCACGAGGCAGACACACACGAAGACGGAGAGGCATAA
- the rsmG gene encoding 16S rRNA (guanine(527)-N(7))-methyltransferase RsmG: MSEIQIETEPASAADIAGDRIDVLREFAEDLGRRGEELGLIGPLEPPRLWTRHLLNSAILAPLVNRDARVADIGTGGGMPGLVLAIVRPDVSFKLIEPMERRCNWLNDQVDRLALDNVEVLRGRAEEYHGAFEVDQVTARAVTALRKLVPLTAPLLRDGGEMLFLKGSSVQEEIDAAEKALRKHRVREIAVEELGSGQLTETTRVFRAKIGTHG, from the coding sequence GTGAGCGAGATCCAGATCGAGACCGAACCGGCCTCCGCCGCTGATATCGCCGGTGATCGCATCGATGTGCTGCGAGAGTTCGCTGAGGATCTGGGTCGACGGGGCGAGGAGCTCGGCCTCATCGGCCCGCTCGAGCCTCCCCGGCTCTGGACCAGGCACCTGCTCAACAGTGCGATCCTCGCCCCTCTTGTGAACAGGGATGCCCGCGTCGCCGACATCGGCACCGGCGGCGGGATGCCCGGCCTCGTGCTGGCGATCGTGCGCCCGGACGTCTCGTTCAAGCTCATCGAGCCGATGGAGCGCCGGTGCAACTGGCTGAACGATCAGGTCGACCGTCTCGCGCTCGACAACGTCGAGGTGCTGCGGGGGCGCGCCGAGGAATATCACGGCGCATTCGAGGTCGACCAGGTCACGGCTCGGGCTGTGACCGCGCTGCGCAAGCTCGTGCCGCTCACCGCTCCCCTGCTCCGCGACGGCGGCGAGATGCTCTTCCTCAAGGGCTCGTCCGTGCAGGAGGAGATCGACGCTGCCGAGAAGGCTCTGCGCAAGCACCGGGTGCGTGAAATCGCCGTCGAGGAGCTCGGTTCGGGGCAGCTGACGGAGACCACTCGCGTATTTCGAGCTAAAATCGGTACTCATGGCTGA
- a CDS encoding Jag family protein, translating into MSTDEAAVERTREDPTLEELEEDGDLAADYLEGLLDIADLDGDIDIDVANGRAYVSVNGGGTDLDRLATADAVQALQDLTRLAVQAKTGRFSRLIIDVGGSRDARATELKRMVDAAVAQITAGREQVELEPMSSYERKLVHDDVAERGYFSESRGEGRDRRLVISKR; encoded by the coding sequence TTGAGCACAGACGAGGCGGCAGTGGAGCGCACGCGCGAGGATCCCACTCTCGAGGAGCTGGAGGAGGATGGTGATCTCGCGGCCGACTACCTCGAGGGCCTGCTCGACATCGCTGATCTCGATGGTGACATCGATATCGACGTGGCGAACGGGCGTGCGTATGTCTCCGTGAACGGAGGCGGCACGGATCTCGACCGGCTGGCCACCGCGGACGCCGTGCAGGCGCTGCAGGACCTCACCCGGCTCGCAGTCCAGGCGAAGACCGGCCGCTTCTCGCGTCTGATCATCGATGTCGGCGGATCGCGTGACGCGCGGGCAACCGAACTCAAGAGGATGGTCGATGCCGCGGTCGCCCAGATCACGGCCGGTCGCGAGCAGGTCGAACTCGAGCCGATGTCTTCGTACGAGCGCAAGTTGGTGCATGACGATGTCGCCGAGCGAGGCTACTTCTCGGAGTCGCGAGGCGAAGGCCGGGATCGCCGACTCGTCATCAGCAAGCGCTGA
- the yidC gene encoding membrane protein insertase YidC, producing the protein MDFFETILWPLRWLVELVLWAWHWLFTALGMDPASGVTWVLSIIGLVVVVRSALIPVMVRQIKSQRRMMEIAPQLKKVQDKYRGKKDQFSREAMSRETMALYKQHGTNPFASCLPILIQMPIFFSLFYVLRHAAENKTGIGFMTRELTESFNAASIFGAPLKMTFTQGWESGNWMVVVLLGSIMVLMIASQFFTQLQIMSKNVSDETKNSPMYRQQKILLYIIPFAFLFSGVAFPLALNIYWFSSNLWTMGQQFIVIRNMPTPGSDAWRARQARLKAKGKLTDEESRALEVAEQPKPRGQRQQPVSAKRAKKKNK; encoded by the coding sequence GTGGACTTCTTCGAAACGATACTCTGGCCGCTGCGCTGGCTCGTCGAGCTCGTGCTGTGGGCCTGGCACTGGCTCTTCACCGCGCTCGGCATGGATCCGGCCTCGGGTGTCACCTGGGTGCTGTCGATCATCGGCCTCGTGGTGGTGGTGCGTTCCGCGCTGATCCCGGTGATGGTGCGTCAGATCAAGTCGCAGCGCCGCATGATGGAGATCGCGCCGCAGCTGAAGAAGGTCCAGGACAAGTACCGGGGCAAGAAGGATCAGTTCTCGCGCGAGGCGATGAGCCGCGAGACGATGGCGCTGTACAAGCAGCACGGCACGAACCCGTTCGCGTCGTGCCTGCCGATCCTCATCCAGATGCCGATCTTCTTCTCGCTCTTCTACGTGCTCCGTCACGCTGCCGAGAACAAGACCGGTATCGGGTTCATGACCCGCGAGCTGACCGAGAGCTTCAATGCCGCCTCCATCTTCGGGGCGCCGCTCAAGATGACCTTCACGCAGGGCTGGGAGAGCGGCAACTGGATGGTCGTGGTGCTGCTCGGCAGCATCATGGTGCTGATGATCGCGTCGCAGTTCTTCACGCAGCTGCAGATCATGTCGAAGAACGTCTCCGACGAGACGAAGAACTCTCCGATGTACCGGCAGCAGAAGATCCTGCTCTACATCATCCCCTTCGCCTTCCTCTTCTCGGGTGTGGCGTTCCCGCTCGCACTGAACATCTACTGGTTCTCGTCGAACCTGTGGACGATGGGGCAGCAGTTCATCGTCATCCGCAACATGCCGACGCCCGGCAGCGACGCCTGGCGCGCGCGCCAGGCCCGACTGAAGGCCAAGGGTAAGCTGACCGACGAGGAATCGAGGGCGCTCGAGGTCGCAGAGCAGCCGAAGCCGCGCGGCCAGCGTCAGCAGCCCGTCAGCGCGAAGCGCGCCAAGAAGAAGAACAAGTGA
- the yidD gene encoding membrane protein insertion efficiency factor YidD, with amino-acid sequence MIAFMLAYRRIISPLYGQVCRYYPSCSRYAVDAYQLRGFLAGSFLTIWRLLRCNPFSPGGVDDVAPGRRQNFLINHRGFVRPIERKA; translated from the coding sequence ATGATCGCGTTCATGCTCGCCTACCGCCGGATCATCTCTCCGCTGTACGGCCAGGTGTGCAGGTATTACCCATCGTGTTCCAGGTACGCTGTGGATGCGTATCAACTGCGCGGATTCCTCGCCGGGTCGTTTCTGACGATCTGGCGTTTGCTGCGCTGCAATCCGTTCAGCCCCGGCGGTGTCGATGATGTTGCACCAGGGCGGCGCCAGAACTTCCTGATCAATCATCGCGGCTTCGTCCGCCCCATCGAGCGAAAGGCCTGA
- the rnpA gene encoding ribonuclease P protein component, translated as MPAKRHRVTRGEDYRFAVRTGRRVGGAYCITHAVLRSPGEPARFGFIISKAVGNAVTRNLVRRRMKTVVERRLRSGIVGVDVVFRALPASASAPFGELEREMNRALDRVEREVLDGRDP; from the coding sequence GTGCCTGCCAAACGGCATCGCGTCACCCGGGGTGAGGATTACCGGTTCGCCGTACGAACCGGCCGCCGCGTGGGTGGTGCGTACTGCATCACCCACGCGGTTTTGCGTTCACCCGGAGAACCCGCGCGGTTCGGCTTCATCATCTCGAAGGCCGTGGGCAATGCGGTGACGCGCAACCTCGTGCGTCGCCGTATGAAGACGGTGGTCGAGCGCAGGCTCAGGAGCGGCATCGTCGGCGTGGACGTCGTGTTCCGAGCGCTACCCGCATCGGCCTCCGCACCCTTCGGCGAGCTGGAGCGGGAGATGAATCGGGCGCTGGATCGCGTCGAACGCGAGGTGCTCGACGGGAGGGATCCGTGA
- the rpmH gene encoding 50S ribosomal protein L34, with amino-acid sequence MSKRTFQPNNRRRAKVHGFRARMRTRAGRAIVAARRGKGRAKLTA; translated from the coding sequence ATGAGCAAGCGTACGTTCCAGCCCAATAACCGCCGCCGCGCCAAGGTGCACGGCTTCCGCGCTCGCATGCGCACGCGTGCCGGTCGCGCCATCGTCGCGGCTCGTCGCGGCAAGGGCCGCGCGAAGCTCACCGCGTAG
- the dnaA gene encoding chromosomal replication initiator protein DnaA: MRVTDDELQEAWGRVTQAVMSDPSVGPAVGAQLALAVPRGIAAGTLYLAVQLEFTLKLLENRLRPAIMNAIAGIPEAREIENFVVIVDEDAHPSLDPEPEPSHAQGAPAQSSFHVGDTDPALQSTAPTRHDSTRPVAEPRRRHGIEEQVDSRLNEKYGFDSFVIGQSNRFAHAAAVAVAEAPARAYNPLFIYGDSGLGKTHLLHAIGHYARELFPDVRVRYVSSEDFTNDFINSIANNQGAAFHARYRSVDILLVDDIQFLEDKVETQEAFFHTFNTLHDHNKQVVITSDVQPKQLRGFEERMLSRFEWGLLTDIQAPDLETRIAILRKKAQREGLEIDHSILEFIASKFSSNIRELEGTLIRVTAYASLNQQRIDMQLVHTVLKDLITLDADNEVQPSDIISRTAEYFDLSVDDLYGPTRAQQIATARQIAMYLCRELTPLSLPKIGQLFGGRDHTTVMYAHKKISQLIAERRSIYNQVTELTTRIKQGSR, encoded by the coding sequence ATCCGCGTGACAGACGACGAACTGCAAGAGGCCTGGGGCAGAGTCACCCAGGCCGTCATGAGCGATCCCTCGGTCGGCCCGGCCGTGGGGGCCCAGCTCGCACTCGCCGTTCCGCGCGGCATCGCGGCGGGAACGCTCTACCTGGCCGTCCAGCTCGAGTTCACGCTGAAGCTGCTCGAGAACCGTCTCCGACCGGCCATCATGAACGCGATCGCGGGCATCCCCGAAGCCCGTGAGATCGAGAACTTCGTCGTGATCGTCGATGAGGACGCCCACCCCTCGCTCGATCCCGAACCCGAGCCGTCGCATGCGCAGGGAGCCCCCGCCCAATCCTCCTTCCACGTCGGCGACACCGATCCGGCGCTGCAGTCGACTGCGCCCACTCGCCACGACAGCACGCGCCCGGTAGCCGAGCCCCGTCGGCGGCACGGCATCGAGGAACAGGTCGACAGCCGTCTGAATGAGAAGTACGGCTTCGACAGCTTCGTGATCGGACAGTCGAATCGCTTCGCGCACGCCGCGGCCGTCGCCGTAGCCGAAGCGCCGGCCCGCGCCTACAACCCGCTGTTCATCTACGGGGACTCGGGTCTCGGCAAAACCCACCTCCTGCACGCCATCGGGCACTACGCGCGCGAGCTCTTCCCCGACGTGCGCGTGCGCTACGTCAGTTCGGAAGACTTCACCAACGACTTCATCAACTCGATCGCCAACAACCAGGGAGCCGCATTCCACGCCCGGTACCGCAGTGTCGACATCCTGCTGGTGGACGACATCCAGTTCCTCGAAGACAAGGTCGAGACGCAGGAGGCGTTCTTCCACACCTTCAACACGCTGCACGACCACAACAAACAGGTCGTCATCACGAGCGACGTGCAGCCGAAACAGCTGCGCGGGTTCGAGGAACGAATGCTCTCCCGTTTCGAGTGGGGGCTGCTCACGGACATCCAGGCTCCGGATCTCGAGACCCGCATCGCCATTCTTCGGAAGAAGGCGCAGCGCGAGGGCCTCGAGATCGACCACAGCATCCTCGAGTTCATCGCGAGCAAGTTCTCCTCGAATATCCGCGAGCTCGAGGGCACCCTGATCCGGGTCACCGCGTACGCGAGCCTCAACCAGCAGCGGATCGACATGCAGTTGGTGCACACGGTGCTGAAGGATCTGATCACCCTCGACGCCGACAACGAGGTGCAGCCGTCGGACATCATCAGTCGCACCGCGGAGTACTTCGACCTGTCGGTCGACGACCTGTACGGTCCGACTCGCGCGCAGCAGATCGCCACGGCGCGTCAGATCGCCATGTACCTCTGCCGCGAGCTGACCCCGCTCTCGCTCCCGAAGATCGGTCAGCTGTTCGGGGGACGGGATCACACGACCGTCATGTACGCCCACAAGAAGATCTCGCAGCTCATCGCCGAGCGACGTTCGATCTACAACCAGGTGACGGAACTCACGACCCGCATCAAGCAGGGATCGCGCTGA
- the dnaN gene encoding DNA polymerase III subunit beta, producing MRFTVNRDVFSDAVSFAVKLLPQRPTQPLLSGALIEAEGDSLTVSSFDYEVSARTSVTADISEPGRALVSGKLLSEIAQRLPHADVELSLVESRVEVRCGSASFRLPAMPVEEYPQVPQIDSVSGSVPADLFSDAIAQVSLAASKDDVTPVITGVQFEVSENSLTLTATDRYRVATRSIDWENQSGQSDLSALVPSKIVTEVGKTFSGDGQVQVSIIKDDERELIAFTGGSKTVTSLLIKGNYPPVGRLFPTSVDNYSVINTAELVEAVGRVGLVLEREAALRFSFAEGTVTLEAAGTESAQAVETVDAHLVGDEMVVSLKPQFLLDGLRSTHSEFARIAFTRTDNPGKPGPVLITSQRSKDDADEESFRYLLQPNLLLR from the coding sequence ATGCGATTCACCGTCAACCGCGACGTGTTCAGCGACGCCGTGTCGTTCGCAGTGAAGCTGCTTCCGCAGCGTCCCACGCAGCCTCTGCTGAGCGGTGCTCTCATCGAGGCCGAGGGCGACAGCCTGACGGTCTCCTCATTCGACTACGAGGTGTCAGCTCGCACGAGCGTCACCGCCGACATCTCCGAGCCCGGACGCGCGCTCGTCTCCGGCAAGCTGCTCAGCGAGATCGCACAGCGGCTTCCCCACGCCGACGTGGAGCTCTCCCTGGTCGAGAGTCGTGTCGAGGTTCGCTGCGGTTCGGCCTCGTTCCGCCTGCCGGCGATGCCCGTGGAGGAGTACCCGCAGGTGCCCCAGATCGATTCGGTCTCAGGGTCGGTTCCGGCGGATCTCTTCTCGGACGCAATCGCCCAGGTTTCGCTCGCCGCTTCGAAGGACGATGTCACCCCGGTCATCACGGGTGTGCAATTCGAGGTCAGTGAGAACTCCCTCACGCTCACGGCGACCGACCGTTATCGTGTCGCAACTCGCAGCATCGACTGGGAGAACCAGAGCGGCCAGAGCGATCTCAGCGCGCTGGTGCCGTCCAAGATCGTGACCGAGGTCGGCAAAACTTTTTCCGGCGACGGTCAGGTGCAGGTCTCGATCATCAAGGACGATGAGCGCGAGCTGATCGCCTTCACCGGCGGCTCGAAGACCGTTACCTCGCTGCTGATCAAGGGAAACTATCCTCCGGTGGGCCGGCTCTTCCCGACCTCGGTCGATAACTACTCGGTGATCAACACCGCCGAGCTGGTCGAGGCAGTCGGCCGTGTCGGCCTCGTGCTCGAGCGCGAAGCTGCGCTGCGCTTCTCGTTCGCCGAGGGAACGGTGACGCTCGAGGCCGCGGGCACCGAGTCGGCCCAGGCTGTCGAGACGGTTGACGCGCACCTCGTCGGTGACGAGATGGTGGTCTCGCTGAAGCCGCAGTTCCTGCTCGACGGACTGCGCTCCACCCACTCGGAGTTCGCGCGCATCGCGTTCACGCGCACGGATAACCCGGGTAAGCCGGGTCCGGTGCTCATCACGAGCCAGCGGAGCAAGGACGACGCCGACGAGGAGAGCTTCCGCTACCTGCTCCAGCCGAACCTGCTGCTTCGGTAG